CACGGAAATCGGCAGTCGTCCGATCCGTGACATCTCGCTCGCTCCCCTTACCAGACGTAGGCGAGGACTTCCCCGCCCACGCCCTTCTTGTTCGCCTGCCGGTCGGTCAGCAGCCCGGTCGAGGTGGAGATGATGGCCACCCCGAGGCCGCCGAGCACCTTGGGCAGGGCGGTGGACTTCGCGTAGACCCGCAGCCCCGGCTTGGACACCCGGCGCACCCCGGCGATGCTGCGCTCGCGGTTGGGGCCGTACTTCAGGTCGATCACCAGCTCCTTGCGGGTGGCGCCGTCCTTCTCGACCTCGGCGACGCGCCAGCCGGCGATGTAGCCCTCCTGCTGGAGGATCTCGGCGATGTGCGTCTTCAGCTTCGACGACGGCATCGCCGCCTGGTCGTGGTAGGCCGTGTTCGCGTTGCGCAGACGCGTGAGCATGTCCGCGATCGGATCGGTCATCGTCATGGGTGTCGTGCCTCTCTCGCCGCGGTTCCGCACGCGTCCCTCGCGTGGGCCTCTCGGCGATCGGTGGTGCTCGGCCCGCCCCGGCGGTCAGTCGCGGGACGGGTGGTGGAGCGGCCTGGCTGCGGGGCCGCCGGAGTGGCCCCGTCCGGGGTCCCACCCCGGACCGGCGAGGGGTGGGGAGGACGGGGCCGTTCCATCACCAGCTGGACTTGCTCACGCCCGGCAGCTCGCCGGCGTGCGCCATCTCCCGCAGGCAGATCCGGCACAGGCCGAACTTGCGGAAGACCGAGTGCGGACGACCGCACCGCTGGCAGCGGGTGTACCCGCGGACCGCGAACTTGGGCTGGCGGGCCGCCTTGTTGATCAGAGCCTTCTTGGCCATCTGTCTCTCCTGCCCCGGCTCAGCGGGTCGTGGTCACGACGGTGAGGCCGGCGAAGGGGAAACCGAGCAGGCGGAGCAGCTCGCGACCCTCCTCGTCGGTCGTGGCGGTGGTGACGAGGGTGATGTCCATGCCGCGGGGACGGTCGATCTTGTCGACGTCGATCTCGCGGAACATCGACTGCTCGGTCAGCCCGAAGGTGTAGTTGCCGTGGCCGTCGAACTGCCGGGCGTTGAGGCCGCGGAAGTCGCGGATGCGGGGCAGCGCCAGCGCCAGGAGCCGGTCGAGGAACTCCCACATGCGGTCGCCGCGGAGGGTGACCTTGGCGCCGATGGGCATGCCCTCGCGCAGCTTGAACTGGGCGATGGACTTGCGCGCCCGGACGACGGCCGGCCGCTGACCGGTGATGGCGGTGAGGTCGCGGACCGCGCCGTCCATCAGCTTGGCGTCGCGGGTGGCCTCGCCGACGCCCATGTTGACCACGATCTTGGTCAGCCGCGGGATCTGCATGACGTTCGGGTAGCCGAACTCCTCCTGCAGGGCCGGCACGATCGACTCACGGTAGTGCGACAGCAGGCGCGGGAGCTCGCGGGTGGGTGCAGTCATGGTCCTCAGAGGTCCTTACCGGTCCGCCGCGACACCCGGATGTTGCGGCCTTCCTCGTCCTTGCGGTGGCCGACCCGGGTCGGCTTGCCCTCGGAGTCGATCACCATCACGTTGCTGACGTGGATGGGAGCCTCCTGGGTGACGATCCCGCCCGACTGTGCGCCCCGCTGGTTCGAGCTGATGCGGGTGTGCTTCTTGACGCGGCCGACGCCCTCGACGAGGACCTTCTGCAGCTTGGGGTAGGCGGCGATCACGCGGCCCCTGGCGCCCTTGTCCTTGCCGGACAGCACCACGACCGTGTCGCCCTTCTTGACCTTCATGGACGGCGTCCTGCCGGTGTTGGCCATGGTCAGAGCACCTCCGGTGCGAGCGAGATGATCCGCATGAAGCGCTTGTCGCGCAGCTCCCGGCCGACGGGACCGAAGATGCGGGTCCCGCGCGGGTCGCCGCTGTCGCGGATGATGACCGCGGCGTTCTCGTCGAAGCGGATGTAGGAGCCGTCGGGACGACGCCGCTCCTTCGCCGTGCGGACCACGACGGCCTTGACCACGTCGCCGCGCTTGACGCCGGCACCGGGCAGCGCGTCCTTGACGGTCGCCACGATGACGTCGCCGATGCCCGCGTAGCGCCGTCCGGAGCCGCCGAGCACCCGGATGCAGAGGATCTCCTTCGCACCGGTGTTGTCGGCGACCCGGAGCCGCGACTCCTGCTGGATCACGTCCTACTCCCAATCTCAGTGGTGACAGCCGGGCCGGAACGGTGAACCGGCTGTCCGGCACCCACGTGCGGACGCACCGGCAGCTGATGCCGCCGGTGCGTCCGACACGGGTACCGGGATGTGGCGCACACCCGGAGGGGCGCCAGTCGTCCAGGGTACCCGGTCCCGCGAACCCGCCCCGGGGGGCGTGGGTCACAGGGGCCGGACGACCCCGACCGGTGTTACTTGGCCTTCTCGAGGACCTCGACCAGCCGCCACCGCTTGGTGGCCGACAGCGGCCGGGTCTCCATGACCTGCACGCGGTCGCCGATGCCGGCGACCCCCTGCTCGTCGTGCGCCTTGAGCTTGCTGGTGCGCCGGAGGACCTTGCCGTAGAGGCCGTGCTTCACGCGGTCCTCGACCTCGACGACGATGGTCTTGTCCATCTTGTCGCTGACGACCAGGCCCTCGCGGACCTTGCGGTAACCACGACCGGCCAGGCCGGGGCCGCTGGCGACAGCGGTGTTGTCGGGCTCGCTCATGCCACACCCTCGTTCGGGGCGACCGACAGGCCCAGCTCGCGCTCGCGCATGATCGTGTAGATCCGGGCGATGTCGCGACGGACGGTCTGCAGCCGCCGGTTGTTGTCCAGCTGGCCGGTGGCCACCTGGAACCTCAGGTTGAACAGCTCTTCCTTGGACTCACGCAGCCGCGTGGCGAGCTCGTCGGCCGAGAGCTCGCGCAGCTCCGGGGCGGTCAGGCCGGCGGCCATCACACCTCTCCTTCACGCGTGATGAAGCGGCACTTCATGGGCAGCTTGTGGATGGCGCGGCGCATGGCCTCGCGGGCCACCGGCTCGGCCACACCGGAGAGCTCGAAGAGCACCCGGCCCGGCTTGACGTTGGCCACCCACCACTCCGGCGAGCCCTTGCCGGAACCCATGCGGGTCTCGGCCGGCTTCTTGGTCAGCGGACGGTCGGGGTAGATCGAGATCCACACCTTGCCGCCACGCCGGATGTGGCGCGTCATGGCGATACGG
This region of Geodermatophilus bullaregiensis genomic DNA includes:
- the rpmC gene encoding 50S ribosomal protein L29, with product MAAGLTAPELRELSADELATRLRESKEELFNLRFQVATGQLDNNRRLQTVRRDIARIYTIMRERELGLSVAPNEGVA
- the rplE gene encoding 50S ribosomal protein L5 encodes the protein MTAPTRELPRLLSHYRESIVPALQEEFGYPNVMQIPRLTKIVVNMGVGEATRDAKLMDGAVRDLTAITGQRPAVVRARKSIAQFKLREGMPIGAKVTLRGDRMWEFLDRLLALALPRIRDFRGLNARQFDGHGNYTFGLTEQSMFREIDVDKIDRPRGMDITLVTTATTDEEGRELLRLLGFPFAGLTVVTTTR
- the rplN gene encoding 50S ribosomal protein L14, with product MIQQESRLRVADNTGAKEILCIRVLGGSGRRYAGIGDVIVATVKDALPGAGVKRGDVVKAVVVRTAKERRRPDGSYIRFDENAAVIIRDSGDPRGTRIFGPVGRELRDKRFMRIISLAPEVL
- the rplX gene encoding 50S ribosomal protein L24; the encoded protein is MANTGRTPSMKVKKGDTVVVLSGKDKGARGRVIAAYPKLQKVLVEGVGRVKKHTRISSNQRGAQSGGIVTQEAPIHVSNVMVIDSEGKPTRVGHRKDEEGRNIRVSRRTGKDL
- the rpsQ gene encoding 30S ribosomal protein S17; this translates as MSEPDNTAVASGPGLAGRGYRKVREGLVVSDKMDKTIVVEVEDRVKHGLYGKVLRRTSKLKAHDEQGVAGIGDRVQVMETRPLSATKRWRLVEVLEKAK
- a CDS encoding type Z 30S ribosomal protein S14, with protein sequence MAKKALINKAARQPKFAVRGYTRCQRCGRPHSVFRKFGLCRICLREMAHAGELPGVSKSSW
- the rplP gene encoding 50S ribosomal protein L16 yields the protein MLIPRRVKHRKQHHPSRSGRAKGGTEINFGEYAIQALEPAYVTNRQIESARIAMTRHIRRGGKVWISIYPDRPLTKKPAETRMGSGKGSPEWWVANVKPGRVLFELSGVAEPVAREAMRRAIHKLPMKCRFITREGEV
- the rpsH gene encoding 30S ribosomal protein S8, with the translated sequence MTDPIADMLTRLRNANTAYHDQAAMPSSKLKTHIAEILQQEGYIAGWRVAEVEKDGATRKELVIDLKYGPNRERSIAGVRRVSKPGLRVYAKSTALPKVLGGLGVAIISTSTGLLTDRQANKKGVGGEVLAYVW